In Apium graveolens cultivar Ventura chromosome 10, ASM990537v1, whole genome shotgun sequence, the following are encoded in one genomic region:
- the LOC141691471 gene encoding uncharacterized protein LOC141691471 → MLPIEVGSNSHRAIKFDEVANEEGLRINMELIDEIRDHEEGLRTNMELIDEIRDQVVAKIERYKKKTREHFSKKSRVKNFQVGDLVLRDTEAPDFTNTEKLMPKWEVPYKVKEVLRPGTYKLLIMDGPDVPNTWHGLRLRKFYQ, encoded by the coding sequence ATGCTTCCTATTGAGGTGGGATCTAATTCTCACAGGGCAATAAAGTTTGATGAAGTAGCCAATGAAGAAGGACTTAGAATAAACATGGAGCTAATTGATGAGATACGGGACCACGAAGAAGGACTTAGAACAAACATGGAGCTAATTGATGAGATACGGGACCAAGTTGTAGCAAAGATAGAAAGATACAAGAAGAAGACCAGGGAGCATTTCAGTAAGAAGTCcagagtcaaaaacttccaagttggagaccTGGTTCTTCGAGACACAGAAGCACCAGATTTTACAAATACTGAAAAgctaatgcccaaatgggaagtACCATACAAGGTCAAAGAAGTCCTGAGACCAGGAACCTACAAACTCTTGATCATGGATGGTCCAGATGTACCCAATACCTGGCATGGACTCAGGCTAAGAAAGTTCTACCAATAG